The Shewanella zhangzhouensis genome has a window encoding:
- a CDS encoding HU family DNA-binding protein: MNRTELIAKIAESADLTKAEAGRALKSFEEAVTAAMKDGDKISIVGFGSFETSTRAERTGRNPQTGKEIKIPAATIPKFKAGKALRDSVN, translated from the coding sequence ATGAACAGAACTGAACTTATCGCCAAGATCGCTGAGAGTGCTGACCTGACCAAGGCCGAAGCCGGCCGTGCGCTGAAATCCTTCGAAGAAGCTGTGACTGCCGCCATGAAAGACGGCGACAAAATTTCTATCGTAGGTTTCGGCTCTTTTGAAACCAGCACCCGCGCAGAGCGCACTGGTCGCAACCCACAAACCGGCAAGGAAATCAAAATCCCTGCGGCGACCATTCCAAAATTCAAGGCCGGCAAGGCCCTGCGTGACAGCGTGAACTAA
- a CDS encoding EAL domain-containing response regulator: protein MNLLLVDDDEVDREMIVRALSQSERGFTVSESSYAKDAMIKIKQQHFDGILLDYMLPDANGLEVLTWLNDISNESIAVVMISRYEDEKLAERCIELGAQDFLLKDEVSSSRLCRAIINAKQRFSMAKALRRSHEKLRELAEHDSLTRLVNRYGFELCLNRALSQVRRTGGMLSVILLDLDDFKGVNDTLGHQMGDVLLVEVATRLSSALRENDLIARIGGDEFVALICDQDTRFLPFDLAKRLLNTFEEPFQLGDSAVMMGASLGIAIYGECANTAYDLLKCADIAMYRAKEEGRNQIQFYSLDLENEVKHRTRIEQGLRLALNNDELVLYYQGKFDALSGHLSGVEVLLRWQHPTDGLLAPDTFLGIAEDVGLTEQIGKWVLNTACQQVSLWLKQIGKYLPGFSVAVNFSASQISAVNLVSVIEHALAESGLPAHNLELEITENALIKNPEEIASVLDRIESMGVTMALDDFGTGYSSLEHLMHFPIQVIKIDKSLVATVPQDEKGCRLLTALLNFAQGFGMVSVAEGIETQEQADFCMDHGCNLLQGYLLGKPVDARTFETQFLLPTLTKFQQR, encoded by the coding sequence ATGAATCTATTACTGGTTGATGATGATGAAGTCGATCGCGAGATGATAGTTCGGGCGCTGTCCCAGTCGGAGCGTGGCTTTACCGTGTCCGAATCCAGTTACGCCAAAGATGCGATGATTAAAATTAAGCAGCAGCATTTTGATGGCATCCTGTTGGATTACATGCTGCCCGATGCCAATGGCCTCGAAGTCCTGACCTGGCTCAATGACATCAGCAACGAGAGTATTGCGGTGGTGATGATAAGCCGCTACGAGGATGAGAAGCTGGCCGAGCGCTGCATAGAATTGGGCGCGCAGGATTTTTTGCTTAAAGATGAAGTCTCCTCGAGCCGTTTGTGCCGTGCCATTATCAATGCCAAGCAGCGCTTTTCCATGGCCAAGGCGCTGCGCCGAAGTCATGAGAAGTTACGCGAGCTTGCTGAACACGACTCACTCACCCGGCTGGTGAATCGCTATGGCTTTGAGCTGTGCCTTAATCGTGCCCTCAGTCAGGTGCGACGTACCGGAGGTATGCTCAGTGTTATCTTGCTTGATCTCGATGATTTTAAAGGCGTAAACGATACCCTTGGTCACCAGATGGGTGATGTGCTGCTGGTGGAAGTGGCCACACGTCTGTCATCGGCGCTGCGTGAAAATGACCTGATAGCACGAATAGGCGGCGATGAATTTGTGGCCCTGATATGCGATCAGGACACCCGCTTTTTGCCTTTTGACCTCGCCAAGCGATTATTGAACACCTTTGAAGAGCCTTTCCAGCTCGGCGACAGCGCCGTGATGATGGGGGCCAGCTTAGGTATCGCCATTTACGGCGAGTGCGCCAACACAGCTTATGACCTGCTGAAATGTGCCGACATTGCCATGTATCGCGCCAAGGAAGAGGGACGGAATCAAATCCAGTTTTATTCCCTTGATCTGGAGAATGAAGTTAAACATCGCACCCGTATTGAGCAAGGGCTGCGACTTGCATTGAATAACGACGAACTGGTGCTCTATTACCAGGGTAAATTTGATGCCCTGTCCGGCCATCTCAGTGGTGTGGAGGTGCTGCTGCGCTGGCAACATCCTACCGATGGTTTGTTGGCACCCGATACCTTTCTGGGCATTGCCGAAGATGTCGGTCTGACCGAGCAAATTGGCAAATGGGTGCTCAACACTGCCTGTCAGCAGGTGAGTCTGTGGCTGAAACAGATTGGCAAATATTTGCCTGGTTTTTCAGTGGCAGTTAACTTCTCGGCGTCGCAAATTTCGGCAGTAAATCTGGTTTCTGTTATCGAACATGCCCTGGCCGAAAGTGGCTTGCCGGCGCACAATCTGGAGTTGGAAATCACCGAAAACGCCTTGATTAAAAACCCCGAGGAAATCGCCTCTGTGCTCGATAGAATTGAGAGCATGGGGGTGACCATGGCACTGGATGACTTTGGCACAGGCTATTCGTCCCTTGAGCACCTGATGCATTTCCCTATCCAGGTTATCAAGATAGATAAAAGCCTGGTGGCTACAGTGCCCCAGGATGAAAAAGGTTGCCGCCTGTTAACGGCGCTGCTGAATTTCGCCCAGGGCTTTGGCATGGTGTCGGTTGCCGAGGGGATTGAAACACAGGAGCAGGCAGATTTTTGTATGGATCATGGCTGTAATCTGCTGCAGGGATATTTGCTGGGCAAGCCTGTGGATGCCAGGACATTTGAAACACAATTCCTGCTGCCAACCCTCACCAAATTCCAACAGAGATAA
- a CDS encoding response regulator: MHQLSPGELSILLVEPSDTQRKIIIASLKNEGILKIETAGGFDEARQILTEHKPDLIASAMHYSDGDALKLLTYIKSDSRCQDIQFMLVSSECRREQLEVFRQSGVVAILPKPFSKEHLGKALNATIDLLSNDELDLDHFDVQDLRVLVVDDSRMARNIIRRTLSNLGMRQIVEACDGAEAIELMREQMFDLVVTDYNMPSVDGLALTQFIRNESQQSHIPILMVSSEANDAHLSNVCQAGVNALCDKPFEPQLVKQILYQLLDAN; encoded by the coding sequence ATGCATCAATTGTCACCGGGCGAGCTGTCCATCCTACTGGTGGAGCCTTCAGACACCCAGCGTAAAATCATCATTGCCAGCCTGAAAAATGAAGGCATTCTCAAAATCGAAACCGCCGGTGGTTTTGATGAGGCCAGGCAAATACTCACAGAGCACAAACCTGATTTGATAGCCAGCGCTATGCACTACAGCGATGGTGATGCTCTCAAGCTGCTGACCTACATCAAGAGTGACAGCCGATGTCAGGACATCCAGTTTATGTTGGTTTCCAGTGAATGCCGCCGCGAGCAGTTGGAGGTGTTCCGTCAGTCAGGTGTGGTGGCTATCTTGCCTAAGCCCTTTTCAAAAGAGCATCTTGGAAAAGCACTCAACGCCACCATTGACCTCCTCTCCAACGACGAGTTGGATCTGGATCACTTCGATGTTCAGGACCTGCGGGTGTTGGTGGTGGACGACAGCCGTATGGCGCGTAACATCATCCGCCGCACCCTGAGCAACCTGGGAATGCGACAGATTGTTGAAGCCTGTGATGGCGCCGAAGCCATCGAACTGATGCGCGAGCAGATGTTCGATCTGGTGGTAACCGACTACAACATGCCCAGTGTGGATGGCCTGGCCCTGACCCAATTTATTCGCAACGAGAGTCAGCAATCCCACATCCCCATTCTTATGGTGTCGTCAGAGGCCAACGATGCCCACTTATCCAACGTGTGTCAGGCCGGCGTTAACGCACTGTGTGATAAGCCATTTGAGCCCCAATTGGTGAAACAAATCCTCTATCAGCTGCTGGATGCCAATTAA
- a CDS encoding response regulator, producing MTEAQYREVVLFLVDDDDVDYMAVERAMRQMRLLNPLVRARDGKAALEMLNEGVVQGAFVILLDLNMPRMNGLEFLQALRADPQFASAVVFVLTTSRADEDKLAAYSFNVAGYVVKSNIKEEFESIINMLDGYWRIVELPKL from the coding sequence ATGACAGAAGCGCAATATCGTGAAGTGGTGCTCTTTCTCGTGGATGACGACGACGTGGATTACATGGCGGTGGAACGTGCGATGCGTCAAATGCGCCTGCTCAATCCGCTGGTGCGGGCCAGAGACGGCAAGGCCGCACTGGAAATGCTTAATGAGGGTGTGGTGCAGGGAGCCTTTGTGATCCTGCTGGATTTGAACATGCCACGCATGAACGGTCTTGAATTCCTGCAGGCCCTGCGTGCCGATCCGCAATTTGCCTCTGCGGTGGTGTTTGTGCTGACCACCTCCCGTGCCGACGAAGATAAGTTGGCGGCCTACAGCTTCAATGTGGCCGGCTATGTGGTCAAAAGTAATATAAAAGAAGAGTTTGAAAGCATTATCAATATGTTGGACGGATACTGGCGCATAGTGGAACTGCCCAAATTGTGA
- a CDS encoding alanine/glycine:cation symporter family protein: MEAVTELVKSLNSLVWGIPMLVMILGVGLYLSLGLKLLPILKLGKGFRLLWSGRTPGQGKEVKGDVSPFNALMTSLSATIGTGNIAGVATAIFVGGPGALFWMWCTALVGMATKYSEAVLAVRYREVDEKGNYIGGPMYYIKNGLGSKWTWLGTAFALFGSFAGFGIGNTVQANSVASALTSNFGVPAWVSGVVMMVLVGLVLMGGIKRIAIVAGKLVPLMTIFYITAGLAVLVVYASEIPAALSLIISSAFSPVAAQGGFAGAAVMVAIQMGVARGVFSNEAGLGSAPIAHAAAQTKSPVTQGLVGMLGTFIDTIIVCSITGLAIVVSGAWTSGENGAALTSYAFSHALPIGDYIVAVALAIFAFTTILGWSVYSEKCVQYLLGVKAVMPFRLIWTLVVPLGAMGSLDFVWLLADTLNAMMAIPNLIALALLSPVVFKLTREFFSSRDEASTKSVEAE; this comes from the coding sequence ATGGAAGCTGTAACTGAATTAGTAAAGTCGCTCAATAGTCTGGTGTGGGGTATTCCCATGCTGGTCATGATCCTCGGCGTCGGCCTGTACCTGTCTCTGGGCCTCAAGCTGTTGCCTATTCTCAAGCTTGGCAAGGGCTTCAGGTTGCTGTGGTCGGGTCGCACTCCCGGTCAGGGCAAAGAGGTGAAAGGCGATGTCAGTCCTTTCAACGCCCTTATGACTTCCCTCTCCGCAACCATAGGTACGGGTAACATTGCCGGTGTGGCCACCGCTATTTTTGTGGGGGGGCCTGGGGCGCTGTTCTGGATGTGGTGTACTGCCCTGGTGGGGATGGCCACCAAATATTCTGAGGCCGTGCTGGCGGTGCGTTATCGTGAAGTAGACGAAAAGGGCAACTATATCGGTGGCCCCATGTATTACATCAAGAATGGTCTGGGCAGCAAATGGACCTGGCTTGGGACTGCCTTTGCACTGTTCGGTTCTTTCGCCGGTTTCGGAATTGGTAACACAGTGCAGGCCAACTCTGTGGCTTCGGCGCTTACCAGTAACTTCGGTGTGCCTGCCTGGGTGTCGGGTGTGGTGATGATGGTGCTGGTGGGACTGGTGCTGATGGGCGGTATCAAGCGCATTGCCATAGTAGCGGGTAAGCTGGTTCCCCTGATGACCATATTTTACATTACCGCCGGCCTTGCGGTGCTGGTGGTGTATGCCAGTGAAATTCCTGCTGCTTTGAGCCTTATTATCTCCAGCGCCTTCAGCCCTGTAGCTGCTCAGGGTGGTTTTGCCGGCGCAGCTGTTATGGTGGCTATCCAGATGGGTGTTGCCCGCGGGGTGTTTTCCAACGAGGCGGGTCTTGGCAGTGCGCCTATTGCCCACGCAGCGGCGCAAACCAAGAGTCCGGTTACTCAGGGCCTGGTGGGTATGCTGGGTACCTTTATCGATACCATCATAGTGTGCAGCATCACAGGTCTTGCCATCGTGGTCTCCGGCGCCTGGACCTCCGGTGAAAACGGTGCTGCGCTTACCTCTTACGCCTTCTCCCACGCCCTGCCGATCGGTGACTATATCGTTGCCGTTGCGCTGGCGATTTTCGCCTTTACCACCATCCTTGGCTGGAGTGTGTACAGCGAAAAGTGCGTCCAGTATCTGCTCGGGGTGAAGGCTGTGATGCCGTTTCGTTTGATTTGGACCCTGGTGGTGCCCTTGGGTGCCATGGGGTCGTTGGACTTTGTGTGGCTCCTGGCCGATACCCTCAATGCTATGATGGCCATCCCCAACCTGATTGCACTGGCGCTGCTGAGCCCTGTGGTGTTCAAGTTGACCCGGGAGTTCTTCTCCAGCCGCGATGAGGCCAGTACCAAGTCGGTGGAAGCGGAGTAA
- a CDS encoding flavohemoglobin expression-modulating QEGLA motif protein, with the protein MNDAKLRYCEHLRRFSDQLIQLQAPIKILDAIKWPRELEQQFFDAGARQLPPVNKAFYDNLPLPFDTHTTQRALKSLKQDIQKTLGKDDELGKLLVANVDQYRLVIDMLGHRGTPQFGKLSKVLYGSASNKLHGDRHTLRQLGDRLSYIFSLPAAAHMNKQHPKEIDAASAVEHLGSRLGRYFHSDEMRVRLSDGIVSDAAVGGDTVKINSKAMFSKADLNVYEVHEGWVHVGTTLNGRAQPHATWLSVGSPRVAAAQEGLAVLLEMLTLSSTPGRARRISDRVAAVDMAENGADFIEVYRYFRDQNLSKKDSYRVTQRVFRGGMVAGGSCFTKDISYVRGYVENVNFIRSAIAAGIPELIPMLFLGKLAIEDIPTLYLAYREGILTGPRYLPPMFDDYSGLYAWFGFASGLGNINLKGVQRHFQRQFRCLPNVEPMFHTVEDTEFDAPAE; encoded by the coding sequence ATGAACGATGCAAAACTCAGGTACTGTGAGCACCTGCGACGCTTTTCCGACCAACTGATCCAGCTGCAAGCACCCATCAAAATCCTGGATGCCATCAAGTGGCCCAGAGAGCTGGAGCAGCAATTTTTCGATGCCGGTGCCAGGCAATTGCCGCCGGTAAACAAAGCCTTTTACGACAATCTTCCCCTGCCATTTGATACCCACACCACCCAAAGGGCACTTAAGTCCCTTAAGCAGGACATCCAAAAAACGCTGGGCAAGGACGACGAATTAGGAAAGCTTCTGGTGGCCAACGTCGACCAATATCGTCTGGTGATCGATATGCTGGGCCACAGGGGAACTCCTCAATTTGGCAAGCTGAGCAAAGTACTCTACGGCAGCGCCAGCAATAAACTCCATGGCGACAGACATACCCTCAGGCAGTTGGGTGACCGCCTGAGTTATATCTTCTCACTGCCCGCCGCGGCGCACATGAACAAGCAGCATCCCAAAGAGATTGATGCAGCCAGTGCCGTTGAGCATCTGGGTAGCCGCCTGGGCCGTTACTTCCACAGTGATGAAATGCGGGTGCGCCTGAGCGACGGTATTGTGTCCGATGCTGCGGTCGGGGGCGACACAGTTAAAATCAACTCCAAAGCCATGTTCAGCAAGGCGGATCTCAATGTGTATGAAGTCCACGAAGGTTGGGTACACGTGGGCACAACTCTGAATGGCCGGGCGCAGCCCCACGCCACCTGGCTGAGCGTGGGCTCCCCGCGGGTTGCTGCGGCGCAGGAAGGACTGGCAGTACTGCTGGAGATGTTGACCCTGAGCTCCACTCCGGGGCGCGCAAGGCGCATCAGCGACCGGGTGGCGGCGGTAGACATGGCCGAAAACGGCGCCGACTTTATTGAAGTTTATCGCTATTTCCGCGACCAGAATCTGAGTAAAAAAGACAGTTATCGGGTAACCCAGCGGGTATTCCGTGGTGGCATGGTCGCCGGTGGCAGCTGTTTTACCAAGGATATCTCCTATGTCCGCGGCTATGTGGAAAACGTGAATTTTATCCGCAGTGCCATTGCCGCCGGCATTCCTGAACTCATCCCCATGTTGTTTCTGGGTAAGCTTGCTATCGAGGATATTCCCACCCTGTATCTCGCTTATCGGGAAGGCATACTCACGGGCCCCAGATATCTGCCGCCCATGTTTGATGACTACAGTGGTCTCTATGCCTGGTTCGGTTTTGCGTCCGGTCTGGGTAACATCAACCTCAAAGGGGTGCAGCGGCACTTTCAGCGGCAGTTCCGCTGCCTGCCAAATGTGGAGCCCATGTTCCACACCGTTGAAGACACCGAGTTTGATGCCCCGGCCGAGTAA
- a CDS encoding sensor histidine kinase, with protein MNSQAPTKDPNRFRLPPFVWGVMLASMAFAFTGWYQFHQYINDLKEERFEDMAQELKLAIETRMLAYEQVLRSGVGLFKASDGVSREEWRTYVANAKLDKYYPGIQGVGFSQVVRKPQLQQFEAAVRAEGFPAFRVYPDGDRPVYHSILYLEPFDWRNQRAFGYDMYSEPRRRRAIDWASDTGNAAISGKITLVQETGEDMQAGFLMYLPLYAKDDKPGPESLLGTVYAPFRMDNLIRGILGNRFNKLQLEIFDGEEANEENLMFRSPEKGDSWRIQTELPIEIGGQKWLLHAGSNEDFLSQSEAFQSQLMLLMAVIFQLLMFYFLLSIAKARHHESLLSREIMNNESRFRLVVEASPSALIITNRRGVITLVNKHTEQLFGYTREELLGKSVNVLLPEALAKVHQGHMESYLANPIAKKMSLRDELYGRTKSGGLVPVEVGLTPIHFASGISVLATINDISVRRNIEAQRMAHTLELERINKELDSFAYIASHDLKSPLRGIEQLAQWIEEDLKGKLDPSTGKYLQLIQSRTQRMSQLLDGLLLYSRIGRADESFSPVEVKPLIKDTFALVAPPIGFSLKLSGDFPTINTAKVPLELVIRNLFSNAIKHHDKGAGEISVSVDSGGDMLKFCVADDGPGIPAEYQEKVFNIFQTLKARDEVEGCGLGLSLVRKTVERYGGKVWLISQGRGCQFWFSWPKQLGAQTV; from the coding sequence GTGAATTCTCAGGCACCAACCAAAGACCCCAATCGATTCCGACTCCCCCCCTTCGTGTGGGGGGTGATGTTGGCATCCATGGCGTTTGCCTTTACCGGTTGGTACCAGTTTCATCAATACATAAACGACCTCAAGGAAGAACGTTTTGAAGACATGGCGCAGGAGCTGAAATTGGCTATCGAAACCCGGATGCTGGCATACGAGCAGGTGCTTCGCAGTGGGGTAGGCTTGTTTAAGGCATCCGATGGTGTGTCCCGTGAAGAGTGGCGTACCTACGTCGCCAACGCCAAGCTGGACAAGTACTATCCCGGCATTCAGGGGGTCGGGTTCAGTCAGGTGGTACGTAAGCCACAACTGCAACAATTTGAAGCCGCGGTCAGGGCGGAGGGATTCCCTGCGTTCAGGGTTTATCCCGATGGCGATCGCCCCGTATACCACTCGATTCTTTATCTCGAACCCTTTGATTGGCGAAATCAGCGGGCCTTTGGCTACGACATGTATTCAGAACCCAGGCGTCGGCGGGCGATTGATTGGGCCTCCGATACAGGCAACGCTGCCATTTCCGGCAAAATTACCCTGGTGCAGGAAACCGGCGAAGACATGCAAGCTGGTTTTTTAATGTATTTACCTCTCTATGCCAAAGATGACAAACCCGGTCCAGAGTCATTGTTGGGTACTGTGTATGCGCCTTTTCGTATGGATAATCTCATTCGCGGCATTCTGGGGAATCGCTTTAATAAGCTACAACTGGAAATCTTCGATGGTGAGGAGGCAAACGAAGAAAATCTGATGTTTCGTTCGCCTGAAAAAGGAGATAGCTGGCGTATTCAAACCGAACTGCCCATCGAAATTGGGGGGCAGAAATGGTTGCTGCATGCTGGGAGCAATGAAGATTTTTTAAGTCAGTCTGAGGCATTTCAGAGTCAATTGATGCTGTTGATGGCTGTTATTTTTCAGCTGCTGATGTTTTATTTCCTGCTCAGCATTGCCAAAGCCAGGCACCATGAAAGTCTGCTCTCGCGGGAGATAATGAACAATGAAAGTCGCTTCAGACTGGTGGTTGAGGCATCGCCAAGTGCCCTTATCATCACCAACAGGCGTGGCGTGATAACCCTCGTCAACAAGCACACAGAGCAACTATTCGGTTATACCAGGGAAGAACTGCTGGGTAAGAGTGTGAATGTACTTTTGCCTGAAGCGCTGGCAAAGGTGCATCAGGGGCATATGGAGTCATACCTGGCCAATCCCATTGCAAAGAAAATGTCGCTCCGTGATGAACTCTATGGCAGAACCAAGTCCGGCGGCCTGGTACCGGTGGAAGTCGGGCTGACCCCTATTCACTTTGCTTCCGGGATTTCGGTGCTGGCCACCATTAACGATATTTCGGTGCGCCGCAATATTGAGGCACAAAGGATGGCCCATACGCTGGAGCTGGAGCGTATCAACAAAGAACTCGACAGCTTTGCTTACATCGCCTCTCACGATCTCAAGTCGCCGCTGCGGGGGATTGAGCAACTTGCACAATGGATAGAGGAAGATTTAAAGGGTAAGTTGGACCCGTCCACCGGCAAGTATTTACAGCTCATTCAAAGCCGAACCCAGCGTATGTCGCAGTTGCTTGATGGTCTGTTACTTTACTCGCGCATTGGCCGGGCCGATGAGTCCTTCTCGCCGGTGGAAGTAAAGCCCCTCATCAAAGATACCTTTGCCCTGGTGGCGCCGCCTATTGGTTTCAGTCTCAAACTCAGCGGCGATTTCCCCACTATCAACACCGCCAAAGTACCGCTGGAGCTGGTGATCAGAAACCTCTTTTCCAATGCCATCAAACATCATGACAAGGGCGCGGGCGAAATCAGCGTCAGTGTCGACAGCGGTGGCGACATGTTGAAGTTCTGTGTGGCCGATGATGGGCCAGGGATCCCCGCCGAGTATCAGGAAAAAGTCTTCAATATTTTTCAAACCCTCAAAGCCCGGGATGAAGTAGAAGGCTGTGGATTAGGCTTATCGCTGGTGCGTAAAACCGTAGAACGCTATGGCGGCAAGGTCTGGTTGATTTCGCAGGGGAGAGGATGTCAGTTCTGGTTCTCATGGCCAAAACAATTAGGGGCACAAACAGTATGA
- a CDS encoding DUF4240 domain-containing protein, whose translation MTEQEFWQLVSRQSPDESQESLAERLRNALSEKDNDALKAFDKLFGQQMRRAYTWPLWGAAYVITGCDTDYGFAEFRCFLISLGQEWFERVIATPDALAGLPGWPTVDGYAYPFVEDYDLIAGQLYEDRTQEELPFVPSGSVNPAGKKFSSRPKDLKANYPELCRLFPF comes from the coding sequence ATGACTGAGCAAGAATTCTGGCAGCTGGTAAGCCGCCAAAGCCCGGATGAATCACAGGAAAGCCTGGCGGAGCGTTTACGCAACGCGTTAAGCGAAAAGGATAACGATGCCCTCAAGGCATTTGATAAATTGTTTGGCCAGCAGATGCGCCGCGCCTATACCTGGCCACTGTGGGGCGCCGCCTATGTCATTACAGGTTGTGACACCGATTATGGCTTTGCCGAATTTCGCTGTTTTCTCATCTCCCTCGGTCAAGAGTGGTTTGAACGTGTGATAGCCACACCCGATGCCCTGGCAGGGCTGCCAGGCTGGCCAACGGTGGACGGTTACGCCTATCCCTTTGTGGAGGACTACGACCTGATTGCCGGGCAGCTTTATGAAGACAGGACCCAGGAAGAATTGCCCTTTGTACCGTCCGGCAGCGTGAATCCCGCAGGCAAAAAGTTCAGCTCCCGCCCCAAAGACCTCAAAGCCAACTATCCTGAGCTTTGCCGCTTGTTCCCCTTCTGA
- the rimK gene encoding 30S ribosomal protein S6--L-glutamate ligase: MKIGVLSQFPELYSTRRLVEACESRGHEAWVINPINCYMNINSVKPSIHLEGEEVPMFDAIIPRIHASVTFYGCAVVRQFEMMGVFAANDSISIARSRDKLRALQLLSRKGVGMPVTGFANKPNNIPDLINMVGGAPLVIKLLEGTQGIGVVLAETRKAAESVIEAFLGLKANIMVQEYIKEANGSDIRCFVVGDKVVAAMRRQGPEGDFRSNLHLGGSAEPVKITPQERKSAVAAAKAMGLVVAGVDILRSARGPLVLEVNSAPGIEGIEQATGIKVAEPIVEYIEKVVAARRANHQVIA; encoded by the coding sequence ATGAAAATCGGTGTGCTGTCCCAATTCCCCGAGCTCTACTCGACACGTCGATTGGTGGAGGCTTGTGAATCCAGGGGGCATGAAGCCTGGGTGATAAACCCTATCAACTGCTACATGAATATCAACTCGGTCAAACCCAGCATCCATCTCGAAGGGGAAGAGGTGCCCATGTTTGATGCCATCATTCCCAGAATTCACGCCAGCGTCACCTTCTATGGCTGTGCCGTGGTGCGTCAGTTTGAAATGATGGGCGTATTTGCTGCCAATGATTCCATTTCCATTGCACGCTCACGGGATAAGCTACGGGCCTTGCAGCTGTTGTCCCGTAAAGGCGTTGGCATGCCTGTGACGGGATTTGCCAATAAACCCAATAATATTCCGGATCTCATCAACATGGTGGGCGGTGCTCCACTGGTGATTAAGCTCCTGGAGGGCACCCAGGGGATAGGTGTGGTGCTGGCTGAAACCCGCAAGGCTGCCGAGAGTGTTATTGAAGCGTTTTTGGGCCTCAAGGCCAACATTATGGTGCAGGAATATATCAAAGAGGCCAATGGCAGCGACATCCGTTGTTTCGTGGTGGGCGATAAGGTGGTGGCCGCCATGCGCAGGCAGGGCCCGGAAGGCGACTTTCGTTCCAATCTGCATCTGGGTGGTTCGGCCGAGCCGGTGAAAATTACGCCTCAGGAGCGCAAATCGGCAGTAGCGGCCGCCAAGGCCATGGGGTTGGTGGTTGCCGGGGTGGATATTTTGCGTTCAGCCCGTGGCCCCCTGGTGCTTGAGGTGAATTCGGCACCGGGAATCGAAGGGATTGAACAGGCAACGGGGATAAAGGTTGCCGAGCCCATCGTTGAGTATATCGAAAAGGTGGTGGCGGCCCGCCGGGCCAACCACCAGGTGATTGCCTGA
- a CDS encoding TorF family putative porin — MTKVSTLALLLSCAFAALPAKAELEGNIGISSNYLWRGISQTQDSTAVDGGLDYSHESGFYVGTWAANVDFGDDTTFEMDFYGGYSGDITDGLSFDVGYLYYAYPDADADIDFGELYASLTWQWLTVGYALVVNGGDDIAPDDLSDDDMDYLSADVAIPLGETLSLDLHYGYSSGDIALGWYGESSYSDYAVSLTKSTELGDVSFTVSDTDLAEDDPKVVLRWSYGFAL; from the coding sequence ATGACCAAGGTATCCACACTCGCTCTGCTGCTTTCCTGCGCCTTTGCCGCTTTGCCAGCCAAAGCCGAACTTGAAGGCAATATTGGGATAAGCTCCAACTACCTGTGGCGTGGTATCAGCCAAACTCAGGACAGTACTGCCGTGGATGGCGGACTGGATTACAGCCACGAGAGTGGCTTTTACGTTGGCACCTGGGCCGCCAACGTTGACTTTGGTGATGACACTACCTTCGAGATGGATTTTTATGGCGGTTATAGTGGCGATATCACCGACGGCCTGAGCTTCGATGTGGGCTACCTCTACTACGCCTATCCGGATGCAGACGCCGACATAGACTTCGGTGAACTCTATGCCAGCTTGACCTGGCAGTGGTTAACCGTGGGTTATGCCCTTGTGGTCAATGGCGGCGACGACATAGCCCCAGATGACTTGTCCGATGATGACATGGACTATCTCAGCGCCGATGTCGCCATCCCGCTGGGCGAAACCCTGAGCCTCGACCTGCACTATGGTTATTCCAGCGGTGATATCGCTCTAGGCTGGTATGGTGAGTCCAGCTACAGCGACTATGCCGTTTCACTGACCAAGAGCACCGAGCTTGGCGATGTCAGCTTTACTGTGTCTGATACCGACCTTGCCGAAGACGACCCCAAAGTGGTGCTGCGCTGGTCATACGGCTTCGCACTCTGA
- the rcsF gene encoding Rcs stress response system protein RcsF, whose protein sequence is MRLRTSLLLLCLAGCSSASFNTNLPVQMNRSLSATPVVLYSQEEVLRRSYEGLGEVVATACQTRLDGALPSNSNLTRELKLQTRQRGGNALVLYQCADRQFAGCYGYRECIGYAYKLSS, encoded by the coding sequence GTGCGCTTAAGGACGAGCCTGTTGCTGTTATGCCTGGCGGGCTGTTCGTCCGCCTCGTTCAATACCAATCTGCCGGTGCAGATGAACAGGAGTCTGAGTGCGACCCCGGTAGTGCTTTACAGCCAGGAAGAAGTGTTACGCCGCAGCTATGAAGGGCTCGGGGAAGTGGTTGCCACGGCCTGCCAGACCCGGCTCGATGGTGCCTTGCCCAGTAACAGCAACCTGACCCGGGAGCTGAAACTGCAAACCCGGCAGCGAGGGGGAAACGCATTGGTGCTTTATCAGTGTGCTGACAGGCAGTTCGCAGGTTGTTATGGGTATCGCGAGTGCATTGGTTACGCCTACAAGCTCAGTAGTTAA